The following are from one region of the Takifugu rubripes chromosome 12, fTakRub1.2, whole genome shotgun sequence genome:
- the LOC101065302 gene encoding geminin → MSSSGKPKSGLQASNENIMSFFGPSQKAMGPSRQALQLLKDSAANKDPGRSTQAIPKRKQWSATPTRGPKRVKVEVKSTQTEQSQCLVGGMSVEAYDLMVREAPSDNYWKELAEERRKALYDVLQENEKLHKDIEAKNEQITALKSENEELHELAKHVQYMANMIERLTGMGPDNLEELRDMALETEDTEQTGEASDQSDSEEEEEEEEEEEEPSAPGQAGPSEEE, encoded by the exons ATGAGTAGCAGTGGAAAGCCAAAATCCGGCCTCCAGGCTTCTAATGAGAATATAATG AGCTTTTTTGGACCTTCACAAAAAGCAATGGGACCCAGCAGGCAAGCTCTGCAGCTCCTTAAAGATTCAGCTGCCAACAAAGACCCTGGAAGGTCTACTCAG GCCATTCCAAAAAGGAAACAGTGGAGTGCAACACCAACTCGAGGGCCTAAAAGGGTGAAGGTAGAAGTCAAATCCACTCAAACGGAGCAAAGTCAGTGTTTAGTGGGTGGAATGTCTGTTGAAGCCTATGATCTAATGGTCAGAG AAGCACCTTCTGATAACTACTGGAAAGAGTTGGCTGAGGAGCGACGGAAGGCCTTGTATGATGTCCTGCAGGAAAATGAGAAG CTACACAAAGATATTGAAGCCAAGAATGAACAGATCACAGCGCTCAAGAGTGAAAACGAAGAGCTGCATGAGCTGGCAAAACATGTTCAGTATATGGCAAATATGATCGAG AGGCTGACTGGGATGGGTCCAGACAATTTGGAAGAGCTGAGGGACATGGCACTTGAGACAGAGGACACCGAGCAGACCGGCGAGGCATCTGATCAAAGTgactcggaggaggaggaggaggaggaggaggaagaggaagagcctTCAGCCCCTGGACAAGCTGGACCCTCGGAGGAAGAATGA
- the LOC115251762 gene encoding uncharacterized protein C6orf62 homolog, which yields MGDPTSRRNQTRNRLRAQLRKKRESLADQFDFKIYIAFVFKEKKKKSALFEVAEVLPVMTNNYEENILRGVRDSSYSLESSIELLQKDVVQLHAPRYQSMRRDVIGCTQEMDFILWPRNDIEKIVCLLFSRWKGADDEPYRPVQAKFEFHHGDYEKQCLHALSRKDKAGTVMNNPSQSVFLFMDRQHLQTPKTKATVFKLCSLCLYLPQDQLTCWGVGGIEDHLRPYMPD from the exons ATGGGGGACCCAACTTCACGAAGAAATCAGACTAGAAATCGACTTCGAGCTCAACTTCGGAAGAAAAGGGAATCTTTGGCTGATCAGTTTGACTTCAAGATTTATATAGCCTTTGTTTTCAAGGAAAAG AAAAAGAAGTCTGCACTTTTTGAAGTTGCTGAAGTGCTGCCAGTGATGACCAACAATTATGAAGAAAACATCTTACGAGGTGTGCGGGATTCCAGCTACTCTCTTGAGAGTTCTATAGAGCTCCTGCAAAAGGATGTTGTGCAACTACACGCCCCACGGTACCAGTCGATGCGAAGG GATGTCATAGGTTGCACACAGGAGATGGACTTCATCCTTTGGCCTCGCAATGATATTGAGAAGATTGTGTGTCTGCTGTTCTCCAGATGGAAAGGGGCCGATGATGAACCCTACAGGCCTGTTCAG GCCAAGTTTGAATTTCACCATGGCGACTACGAGAAGCAGTGCTTGCACGCTCTGAGTCGGAAGGACAAGGCTGGAACGGTGATGAACAACCCAAGTCAGTCCGTGTTTCTCTTCATGGACAGACAGCACTTACAG ACTCCGAAAACCAAGGCTACAGTTTTCAAGTTGTGCAGCCTTTGCCTTTACCTGCCCCAGGATCAGCTGACCTGCTGGGGCGTGGGAGGCATAGAGGATCACCTCCGTCCATACATGCCTGATTAA